GGTGGATTACACTGGGCAGTTCAAGCAGTTTGTTTGGGGAAAAGACTTCACGCAGTGGACTATCTTATGGATGCGGCCGACACTACAATGTGAAGTCTATGGTTTCTGCGGAGCTTTCAGTAGCTGCAATACTCAAAAGGAACCTCTTTGTGAGTGTATGCAAGGCTTTGAACCCACTATGCTTAAAGATTGGCAATTGGAAGACCATTCAGATGGGTGTGTGAGGAAGACCCCTCTGCAATGTGGAAATGGAGGAAATGACACCTTTTTTGTGATTTCCAATACAGCCTTTCCAGTTGATCCAGAGAAGTTGACAGTTACGAAGCCTGAGGAATGTGAAAAAACTTGCTTGAGCAATTGTTCTTGCACTGCATATGCTTATGATAATGGGTGTTTGATCTGGAAAGGAGCTCTCTTTAATCTACAAAAGCTCCATGCTGATGATGAGGGTGGAAGAGATTTCCATGTGCGAATTGCAGCATCTGAGCTGGGGGAAACTGGAACAAATGCCACTAGAGCGAAGACCACAGGGGAGAAGGTCACTTGGATTCTCATTGGAACAATTGGAGGGCTCTTTCTGGTCTTTAGCATTGTTCTGATTCTTCTCCACAGGAGACAGAGGCGAACCTTCGGTCCACTTGGGGCAGGTGACAATTCTTTGGTGCTTTTTAAGTACAAAGATCTACAAAGTGCAACAAAGAACTTCTCAGAAAAACTTGGGGAAGGAGCATTTGGTTCTGTTTTCAAAGGCACATTGCCCAATTCAGCTGCCATAGCAGTGAAGAAACTTAAAAACCTAATGCAAGAAGAGAAGCAATTCCGTACAGAAGTGAGAAGCATGGGAACAATACAACACGCTAATCTCGTCCGCCTTCGAGGATTCTGTGCAAAAGCTTCAAAAAGATGTCTAGTCTTTGATTACATGCCCAATGGTTCCCTAGAATCTCACTTGTTTCGAAGGGATTCCAAGACTCTTGATTGGAAAACAAGATACAGCATTGCAATTGGGACTGCTAGAGGATTGGCTTACCTCCATGAGAAATGCAGAGACTGCATCATACATTGTGACATCAAGCCTGAGAACATTTTGCTGGACACTGAATTCAACCCAAAAGTGGCTGATTTCGGTCTTGCAAAGCTTATG
The sequence above is drawn from the Vitis riparia cultivar Riparia Gloire de Montpellier isolate 1030 unplaced genomic scaffold, EGFV_Vit.rip_1.0 scaffold807_pilon_pilon, whole genome shotgun sequence genome and encodes:
- the LOC117910665 gene encoding G-type lectin S-receptor-like serine/threonine-protein kinase At2g19130, producing the protein MKACFFLPVLLLFSLSFKAHLCRGSDTIFPGQSLSGNQTIRSDGGTFELGFFTADNGNLVVRGNSNSSSVAWQSFDHPTDTWLPGGRIGYSKLTNEKIFLTPWRNPENPAPGIFSIEVEPNGTSHILLWNHTKMYWSSGEWTGKNFVNAPEIERDSYIKNYRYVRTENESYFTYDAGVPTAVTRLLVDYTGQFKQFVWGKDFTQWTILWMRPTLQCEVYGFCGAFSSCNTQKEPLCECMQGFEPTMLKDWQLEDHSDGCVRKTPLQCGNGGNDTFFVISNTAFPVDPEKLTVTKPEECEKTCLSNCSCTAYAYDNGCLIWKGALFNLQKLHADDEGGRDFHVRIAASELGETGTNATRAKTTGEKVTWILIGTIGGLFLVFSIVLILLHRRQRRTFGPLGAGDNSLVLFKYKDLQSATKNFSEKLGEGAFGSVFKGTLPNSAAIAVKKLKNLMQEEKQFRTEVRSMGTIQHANLVRLRGFCAKASKRCLVFDYMPNGSLESHLFRRDSKTLDWKTRYSIAIGTARGLAYLHEKCRDCIIHCDIKPENILLDTEFNPKVADFGLAKLMGRDFSRVLTTMRGTIGYLAPEWLSGEAITPKADVFSYGMVLLEIISGRRNRNLLDDGTNDYYPIRAANTVNRGHNFLTLLDKRLEGYADMEDLTRACKVACWCIQDDEKDRPTMGQIVRVLEGVYEMGTPPIPCFFQQFFPRNTADSAIIYQEASSSTNSYLSMSLK